In a genomic window of Bos mutus isolate GX-2022 chromosome 6, NWIPB_WYAK_1.1, whole genome shotgun sequence:
- the LOC138988209 gene encoding uncharacterized protein: protein MLICRPSRKSACFPLPHSRSRLPLSEGRKAVLLETQGSCSPRSRRAQAASSTVSLAKPPLPLPSSSRKGKRQDRTSKPTLPLPLFLGELKQKVRFCDSLERKEGGGSKELRVPELSWLADKTHAACSASAGAPTPRRPSVLGAEQARGQGPICAPRAPGARRSSYNEGVVNGGGRSVKRGVFYSFGRLESVGEIGKRLGEERETEP, encoded by the coding sequence ATGTTGATCTGCAGACCCTCGAGGAAAAGCGCCTGCTTCCCTCTTCCCCATTCCCGCAGCCGTCTTCCCCTCTCGGAAGGACGGAAGGCAGTCctcctggagacccagggaagctGTAGCCCGCGATCCCGCAGGGCTCAAGCAGCGAGCAGCACTGTCTCTCTGGCAAAGCCTCCCCTACCTCTTCCATCCTCCTCCCGGAAGGGAAAAAGGCAAGATCGAACCTCTAAACCGACTTTacccctccccctcttcctggGGGAGCTGAAGCAGAAAGTACGGTTCTGTGATTCACTGGAGAGAAAAGAGGGTGGAGGCAGCAAAGAACTCCGAGTGCCAGAACTAAGTTGGTTAGCTGACAAAACGCACGCAGCTTGCAGCGCTTCCGCGGGTGCTCCAACCCCGCGGAGACCAAGCGTGCTTGGCGCGGAGCAGGCGCGGGGTCAGGGACCGATTTGCGCCCCGAGGGCTCCAGGGGCGAGGAGAAGTTCCTACAACGAAGGGGTGGTCAACGGTGGAGGGAGATCGGTTAAGCGGGGTGTTTTTTACTCATTTGGCCGCCTGGAGAGTGTCGGAGAGATTGGCAAACGcctgggagaggaaagagaaacagagccCTGA